The genomic interval CCCGCCGCTGCATCTGATCGACGAAGCCGGCCTCGTGCGTCGCCATGACCACGGTCGTGCCGCCGGCGTTGATGCGTGCGAGCAGCTGCATGATGTCGACGGATGTCGCAGGGTCCAGGTTTCCGGTCGGCTCATCGGCGAGCAGCACCTGGGGCCGATTCACCAGCGCCCGAGCGATCGCGACGCGCTGCTGCTCACCGCCCGACAGCTCGTGGGGGAACCGCTTCTCCTTGCCGGCCAGTCCGACGAGGGCGAGGACCTCGGGCACCGCCTGCTGAATGAACCCGCGCGACGACCCGATGACCTGAAGTGTGAAGGCGACGTTCTGGAAGACGGTCTTCGACGGCAGCAGCCGGAAGTCCTGGAACACGGCGCCGATGTGCCGACGGAAGTACGGGACCTTGCGATTCGACAGGGTGCGCAGATCCCGTCCCAGCACGACCACGCGCCCGTCGCTCGGCGTCTCTTCGCGCAGGATCAGGCGAAGACACGAGGACTTGCCCGAACCGGACGGACCGACGAGGAAGATGAACTCCCCGCGGAGCACCTCGAAGTCGACATCGCTCAGGGCGGGCTTCGCGGTGCCGCGAAAGCGCTTCGTGACATTCTCGAACCGGATCATGGCCTAACGAGCCTAAGCGGGCGACCGGCGAGGGTCGCCCGCGACACCCGGGGGCGCGGCATCCGCTCTTCGCGGGTCGGGCCTACTCTTCGCTGACCGCGACTGCGCGAACGACGGCACGCGACACCTCGAGCACCTCTTCCTCATGGCTGAGGTGCACCTGATGCTCGGCGCCCGGCCACGACAGCAGAGGCGTCTCGAGCGCAGCCGCGATCCTGGCATGTGCCTTCCGGATGGTGGAATCGGGCTTGCGGTCCGCCGTCACGACCGCGGCCGGTACGAGCGGCAGCTGCGACTCGTCGAAGCCCTCCGCGATCGCCGCCAGCCCCGTGGCCGACTGGCTGAGCTTCGGCAGATCCACCTCGGCGATCTTCAACGTCGCGGTGCGGGCTTCGGGGCTCATGTCGTGACGCCGCGCGGAACGGCCGGCGCTCGACCGCAGCAGCGCGGTCAGCGCCCAGTGGATCCCGGGAACGGTGGAGATGCGAGCCGTTGTCTTGGCGGTCTGCTCGACCTGCTTGGCGAGCTTCGCATCGTTGACCGGCGTCGGATCGAGCAGGACCAGACCGGCCACATCCTCGGGATGATCACGAGCCAGAAGCATCGCAACGGCGCCACCCAGGCTCTGGCCGATGACGACCACAGGTCCGATCTTCAGCTCGGCGAGGGTGGCATGGATCGCATCAGTCGCTTCGGCGAGCCCGCCTTCCGCCTCGGAGGGGCCGACACCCGGCCGGTCATAGAGGATCACCCGGCAGCCAGGATCGGCCATGAGCCCCTCCATCAAGCCGGGATAGAAGCCTTCGACCGCCTCGGCCCCGCCAGGGAGCAGCAGCACCGCAGGACCCGAGTCTCCGAACACCTCGCGCATGTCGCGATACTAGCCCGCACCCACCAGGGGTCAGTCGTCGGCGGGCCGCTTGCGCCAGCGGATGCCGGCAGCGATGAATCCGTCGAGGTCACCATCGAAGACCGCCGACGGGTTGTTTACCTCGTGATCCGTGCGGAGATCCTTGACCATCTGGTACGGCGCGAGCACGTAGGAACGCATCTGGTCGCCCCAGCTCGCCGTGATGACGCCGGCGAGGTCCTTCTTGATCGCCGCTTCCTGCTCCTTCTGGAGGATCAGCAGGCGCGACTGCAGCACACGCATCGCGGCCGCGCGGTTCTGGATCTGCGACTTCTCGTTCTGCATCGACACCACGGTGCCCGTCGGAAGATGCGTCAGGCGCACAGCCGAGTCGGTCGTGTTGACGGACTGACCACCGGGGCCGGACGAGCGGAACACGTCGACGCGCAGATCGTTCTCGGGAATCTCGACCTCGACGGCCTCGTCCAGCAGCGGGATGACCTCGACCGCCGCGAACGAGGTCTGCCGCTTGCCTGCGGAGTTGAACGGGCTCATGCGCACCAGTCGGTGCGTGCCGGCCTCGACGCTCAGCGTGCCGAACGCGTACGGCGCGTCGACCTCGAACGTCGCGGATTTGATGCCGGCCTCTTCGGCGTATGACGAGTCCATGATCGTGACCGGATACTTGTGCTGCTCGGCCCACCGCAGATACATGCGCAGGAGCATCTCGGCGAAGTCGGAAGCATCCACCCCGCCCGCACCGGCACGGATGGTGACGACCGCCGGACGCTCGTCGTACTCGCCGTCGAGCAGCGTCTGCACCTCGAGCTGACCGATGATGTCCTCGAGCTCAGCGAGCTCGTGACGCGCCTCTTCGGCCGAATCCTCGTCATCCATCTCGTTCGCGAGTTCGACGAGCACTTCGAGGTCATCGAGACGCTGCTCGATGCCGGCGATGCGCGCGAGTTCGGTCTGCCGATGGCTCAGGGCACTCGTGATCTTCTGCGCCTTGTCGGTGTCGTCCCACAGATCGGGAACGCCGGCTTCTTCGCTGAGCCGCGCGATCTCGGCCTCGAGTCCCCCGACGTCGACCACGGCCTTGATGTCGGCGAACGTGGAGCGAAGGGCCTGGATATCGGCGGAAAGATCGAAATCGAGCATGACACTCCAGACTAACGTGGATGCGGTGACCGACCGCGCCTCGACCGTCCTGCTGCGGTTCGGGCCGATGATCTACGGACCCACCGTGCTCTTCGCCCTCGGCGAAGGCGCGGTCATCCCTCTCATCCCCGTCATCGCTGCCGATCTCGGGGCGGATGTCGCCACCGCCGCCCTGGTCGCATCGGCGCTCGTCGTCGGACAGCTCTGCGGCAACATCCCGGCCGGGTGGACCGTCGCGCGCCTCGGCGAGCGCTTCACGATGGCGATCGCGGGGACCCTGTCGATCCTCGGCGTGATCGGGATGGTGTTCGCCCCGTCGCTCGTCGTGTTCACGGCATCCGTCTTCCTCATCGGCTTCTGCGCCGCAGCTTTCGGCCTCGCGCGCCACTCGTTCATGACGACGCGCGTGCCGCTGTCGTTCCGGGCGCGCGCGCTCTCACTTCTCGGCGGAACCTTCCGCCTCGGTATGTTCGTCGGACCTTTCGTCTCGGCCGGACTGCTCATCGTCTTCGGACCGACGGCATCGATCTGGTTCTTCGGCGCCTGTCTCGTCGCGACCGTTCTGCTCGTGCTCCTCGGTCCCGATCCGGAGCGCGTGATCCCCGACGAGCCGAGGCCGGAACGGGATCAAGGAGACGACGACCCCCTGACCGACGCGATGCTGACGGAGGACACCGGCGAGGCTGTCACCGGTTCGATCCCGACCACCGCCCTGCGGCGCGCTCAGGGGTCGAACGATGGCGTGTTCCGAACGATGTGGCTGTTCCGGCGCGTCCTTTCACGACTCGGCGTGGCGGCGGCATCCCTCTCAGCGGTCCGCTCGGCGCGCCAGGTCGTGCTCCCCCTGTGGGGCGTCTCGATCGGCCTCGACGCGCAGACCATCGCGCTCGTCGTGGGCATCTCGGGCGCGATCGACTTCGCCCTGTTTTACGCGAGCGGCCAGGTCATGGATCGCTTCGGCCGACTCTGGGCCGCCCTCCCCGCGATGATCCTGATGGGCGCAGGGTTCCTCGCGCTCGCGTTCACTCACGACCTCTCATCAGCCGAACTCTGGTTCGGAGTCTTCGCCGCCGTGCTCGGAGTAGGCAACGGGCTTTCGAGCGGAATCCTGCTGACACTCGGGGCGGATGTCGCGCCGAAGGCCAATCCCGCCCCGTTCCTCGGCTCGTGGCGCACGCTGACGGATGCCG from Microbacterium pumilum carries:
- a CDS encoding alpha/beta hydrolase, translating into MREVFGDSGPAVLLLPGGAEAVEGFYPGLMEGLMADPGCRVILYDRPGVGPSEAEGGLAEATDAIHATLAELKIGPVVVIGQSLGGAVAMLLARDHPEDVAGLVLLDPTPVNDAKLAKQVEQTAKTTARISTVPGIHWALTALLRSSAGRSARRHDMSPEARTATLKIAEVDLPKLSQSATGLAAIAEGFDESQLPLVPAAVVTADRKPDSTIRKAHARIAAALETPLLSWPGAEHQVHLSHEEEVLEVSRAVVRAVAVSEE
- a CDS encoding MFS transporter, giving the protein MTLQTNVDAVTDRASTVLLRFGPMIYGPTVLFALGEGAVIPLIPVIAADLGADVATAALVASALVVGQLCGNIPAGWTVARLGERFTMAIAGTLSILGVIGMVFAPSLVVFTASVFLIGFCAAAFGLARHSFMTTRVPLSFRARALSLLGGTFRLGMFVGPFVSAGLLIVFGPTASIWFFGACLVATVLLVLLGPDPERVIPDEPRPERDQGDDDPLTDAMLTEDTGEAVTGSIPTTALRRAQGSNDGVFRTMWLFRRVLSRLGVAAASLSAVRSARQVVLPLWGVSIGLDAQTIALVVGISGAIDFALFYASGQVMDRFGRLWAALPAMILMGAGFLALAFTHDLSSAELWFGVFAAVLGVGNGLSSGILLTLGADVAPKANPAPFLGSWRTLTDAGGALSPLLVAGITAISSLAVATGAMGVLGFVGAFAFLRWVPKFVPRAKH
- the prfB gene encoding peptide chain release factor 2 — encoded protein: MLDFDLSADIQALRSTFADIKAVVDVGGLEAEIARLSEEAGVPDLWDDTDKAQKITSALSHRQTELARIAGIEQRLDDLEVLVELANEMDDEDSAEEARHELAELEDIIGQLEVQTLLDGEYDERPAVVTIRAGAGGVDASDFAEMLLRMYLRWAEQHKYPVTIMDSSYAEEAGIKSATFEVDAPYAFGTLSVEAGTHRLVRMSPFNSAGKRQTSFAAVEVIPLLDEAVEVEIPENDLRVDVFRSSGPGGQSVNTTDSAVRLTHLPTGTVVSMQNEKSQIQNRAAAMRVLQSRLLILQKEQEAAIKKDLAGVITASWGDQMRSYVLAPYQMVKDLRTDHEVNNPSAVFDGDLDGFIAAGIRWRKRPADD
- the ftsE gene encoding cell division ATP-binding protein FtsE, with amino-acid sequence MIRFENVTKRFRGTAKPALSDVDFEVLRGEFIFLVGPSGSGKSSCLRLILREETPSDGRVVVLGRDLRTLSNRKVPYFRRHIGAVFQDFRLLPSKTVFQNVAFTLQVIGSSRGFIQQAVPEVLALVGLAGKEKRFPHELSGGEQQRVAIARALVNRPQVLLADEPTGNLDPATSVDIMQLLARINAGGTTVVMATHEAGFVDQMQRRVIELRHGEMVRDEVHGGYGDTSGLPSLAPAPERGAAAAAALTAVLEVQREVAAAMDAELEPIDLAPESDDDELLAGDEIPDAVHGDPEEGEHSDRLFSQGSAADGPAADVALAASAVPQAPAETPEPTAPAESVVRASAPSAPPASATQPIPVADIPEVDVAELGLADRLGLGETDPDDEVGPTS